A genomic region of Exiguobacterium sp. Helios contains the following coding sequences:
- a CDS encoding bifunctional transcriptional activator/DNA repair enzyme AdaA, which translates to MMNTLPETDYYEALVRRDASYEGTFFVGVKTTGIFCRPTCPARKPKQQNCEFFETAKEALLASYRPCLRCKPLAYPGDSDVITRLIAAVEANPEKRFKDADFRELGLDASTARRQFKKRFGMTFVEYARSRRMGLAMKEIRKGQPVIEAQLASGYESSSGFRDAFARILGATPKRWSGAYLQAKWLDTPLGPMLAIADEQGLHLLEFVDRRGLEREVERLRLAARAVIVPGEAPIFEQVTVQLEAYFAGERDRFDLPLVLYGTPFQRQVWEQLQQIPTGETISYQELAVRVGNPAAVRAVARANGANQLAILIPCHRVIRLTGDLGGYAGGLARKAALLKLERTKRGLNHV; encoded by the coding sequence GTGATGAATACCTTACCGGAAACGGATTATTATGAAGCGCTCGTCCGTCGTGATGCCTCGTACGAGGGGACATTTTTTGTCGGGGTCAAGACGACGGGGATTTTTTGCCGGCCGACTTGTCCGGCACGGAAACCGAAGCAACAGAACTGCGAATTTTTTGAGACGGCGAAAGAGGCATTACTCGCCTCGTACCGGCCGTGTTTACGCTGTAAACCGCTCGCTTACCCGGGGGACAGTGACGTCATTACCCGGCTGATTGCAGCCGTCGAAGCCAATCCTGAGAAACGGTTCAAAGATGCCGACTTCCGGGAACTGGGACTTGATGCCTCGACCGCCCGGCGGCAGTTTAAGAAACGGTTTGGCATGACGTTTGTTGAATATGCCCGTTCCCGCCGGATGGGACTGGCGATGAAGGAAATCCGCAAAGGACAACCGGTCATCGAAGCCCAGCTGGCGAGTGGTTATGAATCAAGCAGCGGCTTCCGCGATGCCTTTGCCCGTATTCTAGGGGCAACTCCTAAACGGTGGAGCGGAGCATATCTGCAGGCAAAATGGCTCGACACGCCGCTCGGACCGATGCTGGCGATTGCCGACGAACAAGGACTGCACTTACTCGAGTTTGTCGATCGTCGCGGACTCGAACGTGAAGTGGAACGATTGCGACTGGCAGCCCGTGCTGTAATCGTTCCCGGTGAAGCGCCAATCTTCGAGCAGGTAACAGTTCAACTGGAAGCATATTTTGCCGGCGAACGTGACCGGTTCGACCTTCCGCTTGTTTTGTACGGGACGCCGTTTCAGAGACAGGTCTGGGAACAGTTGCAACAGATTCCTACGGGTGAGACGATTTCCTATCAGGAACTTGCCGTCCGCGTCGGAAATCCGGCTGCTGTCCGTGCTGTCGCCCGGGCAAACGGCGCCAATCAACTGGCGATTTTGATTCCCTGTCACCGGGTGATTCGTCTGACCGGAGATCTCGGTGGATATGCCGGCGGCTTGGCACGAAAAGCGGCCTTATTAAAATTAGAACGGACGAAGAGAGGATTGAATCACGTATGA
- a CDS encoding DNA alkylation repair protein: MSLIKDVFTDDWLNRLGKAVQAPDFKDVVQQGDWEELAFKQRVRRIATELNRYLPADFEQAATHLGTIALEFPGLPGIVFPDYIEVYAPGDAWDRAMLALERLTRHSTSEFAVRRFLLADQKRFLEVATQWSQSNDEHIRRLASEGTRPRLPWGQMIPSLIADPRPVLPILDALLEDDALYVRKSVANHLNDIAKTHPELVIERLERLGTHPHTDWILRHASRTLLKQGHRDVLKAFGLVTRGTVTVDELTVTPTLAIGGELAFSFHVTTTEPQVLRIEYVIDYVKKRGTSQKVFRISERQVTGRETFAKRQSFRNLTTRVHYPGTHQLTILINGEAYATTEFDVTKEETT, from the coding sequence ATGAGTTTGATTAAAGATGTGTTTACGGATGACTGGCTGAATCGATTGGGGAAAGCGGTGCAGGCACCGGACTTTAAAGACGTCGTTCAACAAGGGGACTGGGAGGAGCTGGCGTTTAAACAACGGGTCCGCCGGATTGCGACTGAGCTTAACCGTTATTTACCGGCTGACTTTGAGCAGGCGGCGACGCACCTCGGAACGATTGCCCTGGAGTTTCCGGGGTTGCCGGGCATCGTTTTTCCGGACTATATCGAAGTCTATGCGCCGGGTGACGCCTGGGACCGGGCAATGTTAGCACTGGAACGGTTGACCCGGCACTCGACATCGGAATTCGCTGTCCGCCGTTTTCTGCTGGCGGATCAAAAACGATTTTTAGAGGTCGCGACGCAATGGAGTCAATCGAATGACGAGCACATCCGGCGCTTGGCGTCAGAAGGAACCCGTCCGCGTTTACCGTGGGGGCAGATGATTCCATCGCTGATTGCGGATCCTCGACCGGTCTTGCCGATTCTCGATGCACTGCTCGAAGACGATGCGTTATATGTCCGGAAAAGTGTTGCCAATCACTTGAATGATATCGCGAAGACTCATCCGGAACTCGTCATTGAACGATTAGAGCGGCTTGGAACGCATCCGCATACGGACTGGATTTTACGCCACGCGTCACGAACTCTGTTGAAACAAGGCCACCGGGATGTCTTAAAAGCCTTTGGACTCGTTACGCGGGGAACTGTGACGGTCGACGAACTGACGGTCACACCGACACTGGCAATTGGCGGAGAACTGGCTTTTTCCTTTCACGTGACGACGACCGAACCGCAAGTGCTGCGGATTGAATATGTGATCGACTACGTCAAAAAACGGGGGACGAGTCAAAAAGTCTTCCGGATCAGCGAACGGCAGGTGACGGGACGGGAGACGTTTGCGAAACGGCAGTCGTTCCGGAACTTGACGACGCGCGTTCATTATCCGGGAACACATCAATTAACGATTTTAATTAACGGAGAAGCCTATGCGACGACGGAGTTTGATGTCACGAAGGAGGAAACAACATGA
- a CDS encoding shikimate kinase: MKFVMLLGPQAVGKMTIGQELEQKTSMKLFHNHQTIDLLHPYFDFTKPAHHKLKDLIRREMFKEMAVSDLEGVIFTFLCLFGVEGGGIEFIEKTVQLFKEAGAEVFIIELEAALSTRLARNQTENRLLHKFTKRDIAASEANLLETAEQYRTHSLPGELPYPNYLRLDTEGRSAADSADAICRHFNWSTRLVEQ; encoded by the coding sequence ATGAAGTTTGTGATGTTACTTGGTCCGCAAGCCGTCGGCAAGATGACGATTGGTCAGGAACTCGAACAAAAAACGAGCATGAAATTATTCCATAACCATCAGACGATTGATCTGTTGCATCCGTACTTTGACTTTACGAAGCCGGCGCACCATAAGCTGAAGGACTTGATCCGGCGGGAGATGTTTAAAGAGATGGCCGTCAGTGATCTCGAAGGGGTGATCTTTACATTTTTGTGCCTGTTCGGCGTCGAAGGCGGAGGTATCGAATTCATCGAAAAGACCGTTCAACTGTTTAAAGAAGCCGGTGCCGAAGTCTTCATCATTGAACTTGAAGCTGCCCTGTCGACCCGTCTTGCCCGGAATCAGACGGAAAACCGCTTACTACATAAGTTTACGAAACGGGATATTGCCGCGTCGGAAGCGAACTTGCTCGAAACAGCTGAACAATACCGGACGCACTCACTCCCGGGAGAGTTGCCGTATCCGAATTACTTAAGGCTCGATACCGAGGGACGATCAGCCGCCGATAGTGCCGACGCCATTTGCCGACACTTCAACTGGTCGACACGTTTGGTCGAACAATGA
- a CDS encoding NUMOD4 domain-containing protein, giving the protein MEHWKMVDGYEGMYQVSTAGNVRSLDRIIETSRGVKQRRHGVVLRPRINQEGYRKVTLYKQGRGERFYVAELVAKAFLDSEAVHDRIIRADGDRLNDQIDNLTVKPSVSQAYASLLDEFDLLLTQHIELSPRQIRDIRYRYQAGQSIRRLAMAYQVTENRIRNIIDKKEAQYIS; this is encoded by the coding sequence ATGGAACACTGGAAGATGGTAGACGGTTATGAAGGGATGTATCAAGTTTCAACAGCGGGGAATGTCCGCTCGCTCGACCGGATCATCGAGACGAGTCGTGGTGTTAAACAACGGCGACATGGCGTTGTCTTGCGACCGCGGATCAATCAGGAAGGCTACCGGAAAGTGACGTTGTACAAACAAGGACGGGGAGAACGGTTTTATGTTGCCGAGCTTGTCGCCAAGGCGTTTCTCGATTCCGAGGCCGTGCACGACCGGATTATCCGGGCGGACGGTGATCGTCTAAACGATCAGATCGATAATCTGACCGTCAAACCGTCTGTGAGTCAAGCGTATGCGTCGCTCCTCGACGAGTTCGACTTGTTATTGACGCAACATATCGAATTGTCGCCGCGGCAGATTCGGGACATCCGCTACCGCTATCAAGCAGGACAGTCGATTCGCCGGTTAGCGATGGCGTATCAGGTGACGGAAAACCGGATCCGTAACATCATCGATAAGAAGGAAGCCCAGTATATTAGTTAA
- a CDS encoding methyl-accepting chemotaxis protein yields the protein MKQPTQKKRLLAQQLNNWLIPIVAAGLLLISALSVEELYRASTKSVSERFEREMTMLDANIRSIYLAYPEDEQERTRAIKRLKNQQLADMARDEYDAAIQSLATKNVAIQPLALTAQQKKDVTQQLKKARVMMFTSNDRFVLAMSIPELNDVLFLSVDQERLVAPAKALALKLGVLGIIVLCFVSLLIRARIKKQLAPLSVLSLKIEEAYARRTYQPISIKTTTFELQQLTHQYNQLMQQVGNLTQEIAIASERLEATQPGFSSQLASIDESIVDVHQVATSLTDQSTQMEQIITESGQLLTTSIEALATMDESIQTSHQRVSSFNDEATTSHRILDSLQQDTTLLRTLSVNTSQSLEEATERNQQMHASIRYIQQVAEATRRLSLNALIEATRAGEEGRGFVIVAKEVESLALDIKRSIDHINQANRDLTASIGQIEQDVVQMTTQIETTHEQLEQSTRRIASVLDHAQQIEAALVQVETDRTLVYSVQPQIRQHFQLIETILLELTHYSQSLEANIQANSTRQQELKQHGHIIGEQIESLNRTIVGPSQ from the coding sequence ATGAAGCAACCTACACAGAAAAAAAGACTCTTGGCCCAACAATTAAACAACTGGCTGATCCCGATCGTCGCGGCGGGACTGTTACTGATCAGTGCTTTAAGCGTTGAAGAACTCTACCGCGCGTCGACGAAGTCCGTCAGCGAACGGTTTGAACGCGAAATGACGATGCTTGATGCCAATATCCGCTCCATCTACTTGGCGTATCCGGAAGACGAACAGGAACGGACACGCGCCATCAAACGATTAAAAAATCAACAGCTCGCCGATATGGCAAGGGACGAGTACGATGCGGCGATTCAGTCGCTCGCAACTAAAAACGTAGCTATTCAACCGTTGGCGTTGACGGCACAACAAAAAAAAGACGTGACGCAACAATTGAAGAAAGCACGCGTCATGATGTTTACGAGTAACGACCGGTTCGTTCTCGCCATGTCGATTCCGGAATTGAATGATGTCCTGTTCTTATCGGTCGATCAGGAACGGTTGGTCGCACCCGCTAAGGCACTGGCCTTGAAACTCGGTGTGCTCGGAATCATTGTCCTCTGTTTCGTCAGTCTGTTGATCCGGGCCCGCATCAAAAAACAACTGGCTCCGCTGTCGGTCTTGTCCTTAAAGATTGAAGAAGCCTATGCACGGCGGACCTATCAACCGATCAGCATCAAAACGACGACGTTTGAATTACAGCAATTGACGCACCAATACAACCAACTGATGCAGCAAGTCGGGAACTTGACGCAAGAAATCGCAATTGCGAGCGAACGACTGGAGGCAACTCAACCCGGTTTTTCGTCCCAACTCGCATCGATTGATGAATCTATCGTTGACGTCCATCAAGTGGCGACGTCGTTGACGGACCAGTCGACGCAGATGGAACAAATCATCACGGAATCCGGGCAACTGTTGACGACCTCGATTGAAGCACTCGCGACGATGGACGAGTCGATCCAAACGAGCCATCAACGGGTCAGCTCCTTTAATGACGAAGCGACGACGAGTCATCGAATCCTCGACTCCTTGCAACAGGATACAACGTTATTACGGACCCTGTCTGTCAACACGTCACAGTCACTGGAAGAAGCGACCGAACGCAATCAACAAATGCATGCCTCGATCCGCTACATCCAACAGGTGGCGGAAGCGACACGCCGCTTATCGCTCAACGCCCTAATCGAAGCAACACGAGCAGGCGAAGAAGGGCGCGGTTTCGTCATCGTCGCCAAGGAAGTCGAGTCACTTGCGCTCGACATCAAACGAAGTATCGATCACATCAACCAGGCGAACCGGGATTTGACGGCCAGCATCGGGCAGATCGAACAAGATGTTGTCCAGATGACGACCCAAATCGAGACGACACACGAACAGCTTGAACAGAGCACCCGACGGATTGCTTCCGTCCTTGATCATGCCCAACAGATTGAAGCCGCGCTCGTCCAGGTCGAGACGGACCGTACGCTCGTCTATTCGGTACAGCCGCAGATTCGGCAACACTTTCAACTGATTGAAACGATTCTGCTTGAGCTGACCCACTACAGCCAATCACTCGAAGCAAATATTCAGGCCAACAGTACCCGGCAACAGGAACTGAAACAGCACGGTCACATCATCGGTGAACAAATTGAGTCTCTTAACAGGACGATTGTCGGTCCGTCCCAGTAA
- a CDS encoding diguanylate cyclase — MLSQFNQFLLNFSLLITSLLFAFLPLRHVKRISPASPVKLRILVGFIAGFISVLLVLNSITYDGAKIDLRLVALVTAFYYGGWVSGGITTLAIIGARFAVTPPGAYEGLLLTGLICIALLITASIYRRFASHTLKDYLVLIGIGIGYSLPALYLLTETFNRFLEIALVYIIFMLLGGYVTYRFLQELRKHFQFVQMQQELALTDGLTNLANRRKLDETLSHYDKHGFAFSVLIVDIDFFKSVNDTYGHDGGDVVLRQLSHLLQHCSPDEAVVGRYGGEEFVVLLPDTPLKDAVRLGETIRLACADQHFVFSTYPAFHVTLSIGAASSDQGETSFEVVQKADQSLYQAKQTGRNKVVAYSEE, encoded by the coding sequence ATGTTGAGTCAGTTTAATCAGTTTCTGTTAAATTTTTCGTTATTGATCACCTCACTGTTATTTGCCTTTTTACCATTACGCCATGTCAAACGAATTTCACCGGCTTCACCGGTCAAGCTTCGTATTTTGGTCGGGTTCATTGCCGGATTTATCAGTGTATTGCTTGTCCTCAACAGCATTACGTATGATGGCGCCAAAATTGATTTACGGCTTGTCGCACTTGTCACGGCGTTTTATTACGGGGGGTGGGTCAGTGGCGGCATTACGACGCTAGCGATTATTGGCGCCCGGTTTGCCGTTACGCCGCCGGGGGCTTACGAAGGGTTGCTCCTGACCGGTTTAATTTGTATCGCTTTACTTATCACGGCAAGCATTTACCGTCGATTTGCGTCGCATACACTCAAAGATTATTTAGTCTTGATCGGTATTGGGATCGGCTACAGTTTACCTGCTCTTTATCTATTAACGGAGACGTTTAACCGGTTTCTTGAAATCGCCTTGGTCTACATCATTTTCATGTTATTGGGCGGCTACGTGACGTATCGTTTCCTGCAGGAACTACGGAAACATTTCCAGTTCGTTCAGATGCAACAGGAACTTGCTTTGACGGATGGCCTGACGAATCTTGCCAACCGGCGGAAACTGGATGAGACGCTGTCTCACTATGACAAACATGGATTTGCGTTTTCCGTTCTGATTGTCGACATCGACTTTTTTAAATCGGTGAACGATACGTACGGACATGACGGGGGTGACGTCGTCTTGCGTCAACTTAGTCATCTGTTGCAACACTGTAGTCCCGACGAAGCCGTTGTCGGACGTTACGGCGGCGAAGAGTTTGTTGTCCTGTTACCGGACACACCGCTTAAAGATGCCGTCCGGCTCGGGGAAACAATCCGCTTGGCCTGTGCCGATCAGCACTTTGTCTTCAGTACGTATCCGGCATTCCATGTCACGCTATCGATTGGGGCAGCCTCGTCGGACCAAGGCGAGACATCGTTTGAAGTCGTCCAAAAGGCCGATCAGTCTCTTTATCAAGCGAAACAGACGGGACGGAATAAAGTCGTCGCATACAGTGAAGAATAA
- a CDS encoding DNA/RNA non-specific endonuclease: MKHTLTYLSLPLAALLLTGCAAEEPVSQDPKVEQQSEQKKTPEQTKPVQEKPKTTDAASEQTTDAASSKPASPAAKEALFSGYKQLQVDGGDLSGDREPNVVVNIGFGDRKYWAFTNEHAQLVKVVAKKITLQNDSEETTSSGRYYSDEAKVPGVESPQLDEGHVIADSLGGVSNAYNITPQDSTLNRHGDQAYMENTIRKAGKVTDFEATITYPDTTTQIPSHYHYTYTLRGNKIVDDFDNVNPDEVNAELGLTENKEEPAPAPANPEPTSDTTGDVSTVDTNGNGQVTIQEAKDAGFSMPITDDHWLYPYMRDNDHDGMVGE; encoded by the coding sequence ATGAAACACACACTTACATATCTCAGTTTACCGCTAGCTGCCCTTTTGTTAACGGGATGCGCGGCGGAAGAACCGGTATCGCAAGATCCGAAAGTTGAACAACAGAGCGAACAGAAAAAGACTCCTGAGCAGACAAAACCTGTCCAGGAAAAGCCGAAGACGACGGATGCTGCTTCTGAACAGACAACGGACGCAGCATCATCGAAACCGGCCAGTCCGGCGGCAAAGGAAGCTCTTTTTTCCGGTTACAAACAGCTTCAAGTCGACGGCGGTGATTTGTCCGGTGACCGGGAACCGAACGTCGTCGTCAACATCGGCTTCGGTGACCGGAAGTACTGGGCGTTTACGAACGAACATGCACAACTCGTTAAAGTCGTCGCTAAAAAAATCACCTTACAAAATGATTCCGAGGAGACGACATCCTCCGGCCGTTACTACTCGGATGAAGCGAAGGTTCCCGGTGTCGAGAGTCCGCAGCTTGACGAGGGACACGTCATTGCCGACTCACTCGGCGGGGTCTCAAATGCCTATAACATCACACCGCAGGACAGTACACTCAATCGGCATGGCGATCAGGCTTACATGGAAAACACCATCCGTAAAGCCGGTAAGGTGACGGACTTTGAAGCGACCATTACGTATCCGGATACGACAACACAAATCCCGTCGCATTATCACTATACGTATACGTTGCGCGGAAATAAAATCGTCGATGATTTCGATAACGTCAACCCAGATGAAGTGAATGCCGAACTCGGTCTGACCGAAAACAAAGAAGAACCGGCACCAGCTCCTGCTAATCCGGAACCGACTTCGGACACAACGGGTGACGTCTCGACCGTTGATACGAACGGCAACGGACAAGTCACAATTCAGGAAGCAAAGGACGCCGGATTCAGCATGCCGATCACGGATGACCATTGGCTTTATCCCTATATGCGGGACAATGACCATGACGGCATGGTCGGTGAATAA
- a CDS encoding NUDIX domain-containing protein produces the protein MTTIVTAVKGIVQYDNRILIVQRAAADSGGGTWECPGGKIDFGEQPEDSLIREIEEETGLTVTVDRIAYASSLMTHPDRQVILLVYFCTATNDAVELSDEHDDYLWADDSMFRQNIAPNILADFEQHHIFRKLILS, from the coding sequence ATGACAACAATCGTAACCGCCGTCAAAGGTATCGTGCAGTACGACAACCGGATTTTAATCGTCCAGCGTGCTGCTGCCGACTCCGGTGGCGGAACATGGGAATGTCCGGGTGGGAAAATTGACTTTGGTGAGCAACCGGAAGACAGTCTGATTCGGGAAATCGAGGAAGAGACGGGGTTAACGGTCACCGTCGACCGGATTGCGTATGCCTCGAGTCTAATGACGCATCCTGACCGGCAAGTCATTCTGCTTGTCTACTTCTGTACGGCAACAAACGATGCTGTCGAACTATCCGACGAACACGACGATTATCTGTGGGCAGATGACTCGATGTTCCGTCAGAACATCGCGCCAAACATCCTGGCTGACTTTGAACAGCATCACATTTTCCGGAAATTGATTTTGTCTTAA
- a CDS encoding Type 1 glutamine amidotransferase-like domain-containing protein, producing the protein MMDQQLFLFGGGPPFTSMLCQQFVSCLDQSGPVALLYVPRPGSNWDDYAPIYTDALTANGATDFFHFPLSARPTPEQLEQLAGSAGIIISGGETERYQQFIVGTPIGTLIQERFQHGVPVAGFSAGALLTPNECRIPAIDQRNGQALVLKGLGLLADAVISVHYDTWQEETNLSEAFMTTASNFGYGLPERSGVYLKNGRLMQQEGPEAVLLGQKGENI; encoded by the coding sequence ATGATGGATCAACAGCTGTTTCTCTTCGGTGGCGGTCCGCCGTTCACTTCAATGCTTTGCCAACAATTCGTCTCTTGTCTCGACCAGTCAGGACCGGTTGCCTTACTGTATGTACCGCGTCCCGGCTCAAACTGGGACGATTATGCTCCGATTTATACGGATGCATTAACGGCAAATGGTGCGACAGATTTCTTCCACTTTCCGTTGTCTGCGCGTCCGACACCTGAACAACTCGAACAGTTAGCCGGAAGTGCCGGAATCATCATCTCGGGCGGGGAAACGGAACGGTATCAACAGTTCATTGTCGGCACACCGATCGGCACTCTCATTCAAGAACGGTTTCAGCACGGTGTCCCGGTCGCCGGATTTTCAGCCGGTGCCTTATTGACACCAAACGAATGCCGGATTCCGGCAATCGATCAACGAAACGGTCAAGCGTTAGTCCTGAAGGGTCTCGGACTGTTAGCGGATGCCGTAATTTCCGTCCATTACGATACCTGGCAGGAAGAGACAAACTTGTCCGAGGCGTTCATGACGACAGCAAGTAATTTCGGCTACGGTTTACCGGAACGAAGCGGCGTTTATCTGAAGAATGGTCGGCTGATGCAACAGGAAGGTCCAGAAGCTGTTCTTCTCGGACAAAAGGGGGAAAACATATGA
- a CDS encoding permease, which yields MKRIKTYGFFLTMSVLLLGLLLIDPVRGQHAARLSLKSLLDMLLLLPPILVLVGLLDQWIKKETLLKYMGPDAGVQGYLYVLLLAAIAAGPLYVAFPVAVLLLEKGASVRYVVFFLGAFTTVKLPVLLYEISSFGLFYTALHIGFGLLFFFMTAQLFERYQTVLQMKSF from the coding sequence ATGAAAAGAATCAAAACATATGGCTTCTTCCTCACGATGTCCGTCCTCTTGCTCGGACTTCTGCTCATCGATCCGGTACGCGGTCAGCATGCCGCCCGGCTCAGTTTGAAGAGTCTGCTCGATATGCTGCTTCTGTTGCCACCGATTTTGGTACTGGTCGGTCTACTTGATCAATGGATAAAAAAAGAAACCCTGCTAAAATACATGGGACCAGATGCGGGGGTTCAAGGGTATTTGTATGTCTTATTACTGGCTGCCATCGCAGCCGGTCCGCTCTATGTCGCTTTTCCTGTCGCTGTCCTCCTGCTCGAAAAAGGCGCCAGCGTCCGATATGTCGTCTTTTTCCTCGGAGCGTTTACGACGGTCAAGTTGCCGGTCCTGCTGTATGAAATCTCTTCGTTTGGTCTTTTCTATACAGCGCTTCACATCGGTTTTGGTCTGCTGTTCTTTTTCATGACGGCCCAACTTTTTGAGCGGTATCAGACCGTTTTGCAGATGAAATCATTTTAA
- a CDS encoding PadR family transcriptional regulator: MKHTGRHTGAFLLLFLAKGPTYGGDLLQRCEQELPFNPIDSAILYRTLKKLEEEGFVTSILTTSPQNKMVKMYQITSSGRAQLDRFHEDIEQKVQNLLYFQTHYAKQVKSDG; this comes from the coding sequence TTGAAACATACCGGTCGCCACACAGGCGCTTTTTTACTCTTATTCCTTGCGAAAGGTCCTACCTATGGCGGGGATCTGCTCCAACGCTGCGAGCAGGAATTGCCGTTTAATCCGATTGATAGTGCGATTCTCTACCGGACACTCAAAAAGCTTGAAGAAGAAGGGTTCGTCACTTCCATCCTCACCACGTCTCCTCAAAACAAGATGGTGAAAATGTATCAGATAACATCGTCCGGTCGGGCACAGCTCGATCGCTTTCATGAGGACATCGAACAAAAAGTGCAAAATCTGCTGTATTTCCAGACGCATTATGCAAAACAGGTAAAATCCGATGGTTAA
- a CDS encoding DUF4352 domain-containing protein translates to MRKKTILIQKSVVVFDTVMHGSRYFIDNTEFNLYINNEKVESYYGGYEMAISDDLNKGKTLKGKIFFDAPKGQQLELIYKPSFS, encoded by the coding sequence ATGCGAAAAAAGACCATCCTCATTCAAAAAAGCGTCGTTGTTTTCGACACGGTCATGCATGGGAGTCGGTACTTTATTGACAATACTGAATTCAATCTTTACATCAATAACGAAAAAGTTGAATCCTACTATGGTGGTTATGAAATGGCCATAAGTGATGACCTAAACAAAGGGAAAACACTGAAAGGTAAAATCTTCTTTGACGCACCAAAAGGTCAACAACTCGAGCTTATTTACAAACCATCATTCTCATAG